A stretch of Bradyrhizobium sp. CCBAU 53338 DNA encodes these proteins:
- a CDS encoding ABC transporter ATP-binding protein: protein MSTPLLQVNDLKKHFPVNKGLFGRKTEFVYAVDGVSFEIARGETLSLVGESGCGKSTVGRAILRLFDVTSGQVILDGQRIDDAHPSTMRQMRRRVQVVFQDPFSSLNPRMRVRDILAEPIRNFGLAKSAADLETRVTELMDTVRLPREALNRRPHEFSGGQRQRIGIARALAAEPELIVCDEAVSALDVSVKAQIVNLLQDLQREYGLALLFISHDLAIVEHMTHRVAVMYLGKIVEVAPRRQIFAAPRHPYTKALLSAVPLPEPGAKRNPVVLSGDVPSPINPPKGCRFHTRCPYAFDRCRTEEPQLRSVDGEQWVACHLDALPAG, encoded by the coding sequence ATGAGTACCCCGCTGCTCCAGGTCAACGACCTCAAGAAGCATTTTCCGGTCAACAAGGGCCTATTCGGACGGAAGACCGAATTCGTCTATGCGGTGGACGGCGTGTCGTTCGAGATCGCGCGCGGCGAGACGCTGTCGCTGGTCGGCGAGTCCGGCTGCGGTAAGTCCACGGTCGGCCGCGCGATCCTGCGGCTGTTCGACGTGACGTCGGGCCAGGTGATCCTCGACGGCCAGCGCATCGATGACGCGCATCCGAGCACGATGCGCCAGATGCGGCGACGTGTGCAGGTGGTGTTTCAGGATCCGTTCTCGAGCCTCAATCCGCGCATGCGCGTGCGCGACATCCTGGCCGAGCCGATCCGCAATTTCGGCCTCGCCAAGTCCGCGGCCGATCTCGAGACGCGCGTGACGGAGCTGATGGATACGGTGCGCCTGCCGCGCGAGGCGCTGAACCGCCGGCCGCACGAATTCTCCGGCGGCCAGCGCCAGCGCATCGGCATCGCGCGGGCGCTCGCGGCCGAGCCCGAGCTGATCGTCTGCGACGAGGCGGTCTCCGCGCTCGACGTCTCCGTCAAGGCGCAGATCGTCAATTTGCTGCAGGATCTCCAGCGCGAGTATGGACTGGCGCTGCTGTTCATCAGCCATGATCTTGCGATCGTCGAGCACATGACCCATCGCGTCGCGGTGATGTATCTCGGCAAGATCGTCGAGGTGGCGCCGCGGCGGCAGATCTTTGCCGCGCCAAGACATCCCTACACCAAGGCGCTGCTCTCGGCGGTGCCGCTGCCGGAGCCCGGGGCCAAGCGCAATCCGGTCGTCCTGAGTGGCGACGTGCCGAGCCCAATCAATCCGCCGAAGGGCTGCCGCTTCCACACCCGCTGCCCGTATGCGTTCGACCGTTGCCGGACGGAAGAGCCGCAGCTTCGTTCGGTGGACGGCGAGCAATGGGTGGCCTGCCACCTCGATGCGCTGCCGGCGGGGTAG
- a CDS encoding ABC transporter ATP-binding protein — protein sequence MALLEVENLQAHFRTPSGINRAVDGVSFHVNEGETLAIVGESGCGKSVTSMSLMRLIPEPPGRIAGAIRFAGRDLLQLSDREMRAIRGNDISMIFQEPMTSLNPVLTVGRQIRETLMIHQGLDKQAAETHAIEMLTLVGIPEPKRRVREFPHQLSGGMRQRVMIAIALACNPKLLIADEPTTALDVTIQAQILKLMLDLKRRVGAAIILITHDLGVVAEIAERVMVMYAGRKVEEAPVAELFRSPRHPYTQGLLGAVPRLGSSLAGTATRLAEIPGQVPDLRKPITGCVFASRCAQATDLCRQYAPGLEEKGPRHIAACHYAAKGAIAA from the coding sequence ATGGCATTGCTCGAAGTCGAAAATCTCCAAGCCCACTTCCGCACCCCCAGCGGCATCAACCGCGCGGTGGACGGCGTGTCCTTCCACGTCAACGAAGGCGAGACACTCGCCATCGTCGGCGAGTCCGGCTGCGGCAAGTCGGTGACCTCGATGTCCCTGATGCGGCTTATCCCGGAGCCGCCGGGCAGGATTGCGGGCGCCATCCGCTTCGCAGGCAGGGACCTCTTGCAGCTGTCAGACCGGGAGATGCGCGCCATCCGCGGCAACGACATTTCGATGATCTTTCAGGAGCCGATGACGAGCCTCAATCCGGTCCTGACCGTCGGCCGCCAGATCCGCGAGACGCTGATGATTCATCAGGGGCTCGACAAGCAGGCAGCCGAGACCCACGCCATCGAGATGCTGACACTGGTCGGCATTCCCGAGCCGAAGCGGCGCGTGCGTGAATTTCCGCACCAGCTCTCGGGCGGCATGCGCCAGCGCGTGATGATCGCGATTGCGCTCGCGTGCAACCCGAAGCTCCTGATCGCGGACGAGCCGACCACGGCGCTCGACGTCACCATCCAGGCGCAGATCCTGAAGCTGATGCTGGACCTGAAGCGCCGCGTCGGCGCGGCGATCATCCTGATCACTCACGATCTCGGCGTCGTCGCCGAGATCGCCGAGCGCGTCATGGTGATGTATGCGGGCCGCAAGGTCGAGGAGGCGCCAGTGGCCGAGCTGTTCCGCTCGCCGCGCCATCCCTATACGCAAGGATTGCTCGGCGCGGTGCCGAGGCTGGGCTCGTCGCTCGCCGGCACCGCGACGCGGCTTGCCGAAATTCCGGGACAGGTTCCGGACCTGCGCAAGCCGATCACCGGCTGCGTTTTTGCCAGCCGTTGCGCGCAGGCGACCGATCTGTGCCGGCAGTACGCGCCGGGGCTCGAAGAGAAGGGCCCCCGCCACATCGCCGCCTGCCACTACGCCGCCAAGGGAGCCATCGCGGCATGA